A segment of the Rhodothermus sp. genome:
GGATGTGCACCAAGTGCCTGCTACGCTTCAAGTGGTTGCCGAGGTAGGAGCGGGACAGCTGCCCCCCGAGACGATTCCCCCGGGCTCCTGTATTCGGATCATGACGGGAGCGCCGGTGCCCGGTTGGGCGGAGGCCGTGGTACCTGTTGAGTGGACAGCACCCGGTCCCGATGGCACGGTGCGCATCTTGCAGTCACCGACCGCTGGCGAGCATATTCGTCCGGCCGGACAGGACGTGCAGGCCGGGGAGCGGTTCTTTGAAGCGGGGCAATGTATTACACCGCCAGCGGTGGCCATGCTGGCCACACTGGGTGTGGCCGAAGTGCCGGTATACCGGCGACCTCGTGTGGCGATTGTAGCAACCGGTGATGAGCTTGTCGATGCAAGCCAACCGCTTACGCCTGGACATATTCGGGACTCGGCCGGTCCCGGTCTGGCGGCTCAGGCGCGGTGGGTAGGGGCCGAGGTGATTCTGCAACGACGGGTCCCGGATGATCGTAGCCAGATAGAGCAGGCGCTTGAACAGGCGCTTGAGGCCGATGTACTGGTGTTTTCGGGTGGCGTTTCGGTCGGGTTGTATGATCTGGTGCGACAGGTGCTTGATGCGCGTGGGACGCAGTGGCTTTTCTGGAAGGTTCGGCAGCGGCCTGGCAAGCCCATGGCTTTTGGGCTGTTGAAGGGCAAGCCTGTTTTCGGGTTGCCGGGTAATCCGGTTTCGTCAGCACTCTGCTTCGATCAGTATGTCGCGCCGGCCCTTCGATGTATGCAGGGAGCGACAGAGGTGCTACGCCCGCGGTTTTCAGCCATCTTAGAGGAGGCGACCCCCAAAAAAGCCGGCCTGCATTTCTT
Coding sequences within it:
- a CDS encoding molybdopterin molybdotransferase MoeA; its protein translation is MREFISVEEARRIILEQISTLSVERVPLVEAQGRRLAEAVVSRDHIPPFPNAAMDGYAVRLADVHQVPATLQVVAEVGAGQLPPETIPPGSCIRIMTGAPVPGWAEAVVPVEWTAPGPDGTVRILQSPTAGEHIRPAGQDVQAGERFFEAGQCITPPAVAMLATLGVAEVPVYRRPRVAIVATGDELVDASQPLTPGHIRDSAGPGLAAQARWVGAEVILQRRVPDDRSQIEQALEQALEADVLVFSGGVSVGLYDLVRQVLDARGTQWLFWKVRQRPGKPMAFGLLKGKPVFGLPGNPVSSALCFDQYVAPALRCMQGATEVLRPRFSAILEEATPKKAGLHFFTRGVARSGADGRLYVHDTGPQGSNLYHSMVRANCLIHLPEALEEAPAGLEVQIEWFPWTMER